AGCGAAGTATCCGTCCCGGTGGTGATCGAGCACCGGCCCCTTGTGCGAGCCCGGAACTACCATGAGGCAGCCGTTCTCCAGCATCATGTCGTCGATCGCCACGCCGACGGCCAGCAGATCATCATTGGTATGCGGGTAGAACGCCCAGTCCTGGTGCCACTCAACCGGGCTGCCGTACTCCGGCGACTTGAGGTTGAGCTTCGTCGTCTTGTAACGAATCCCGGGTCCTATCAACTGGCTGACGATGTCGAGGACTCGGTCGTTGCGGAGCACCCGGTCGTAAGCCGCGTGATGCTTGTCCGGCGACTTCAATCGACGAAGCCGTGGCTGCTCGGGCGTGTGGCCGGGCTCGAGGTCGAAGACGTCGGTGTGCTCAGTCACCTGGCGCGACTGTTCGACGAAGCTGTCGGTGACACGCTGGAGCTCCGCCACCTCCTCGTCGGTGAGTACGTTGTCGACGGCGATGTAACCCTCTTCGTGGTACCGCGCAACGTCGTCGGCGCTGAGGCGTGCGGCCCGTGTGTTCCGGTTCTCATGTCGGGTCGTCATCTGGCTACCCTCCCTCGTCCGGGTGCGTGCGTTCGTTGATGTGACGGTCGACATGTGCGTCCATCTGGCTGACCGCGAGGGCGACGTCGCCGCGTTCAAGTGCGTCGAGGATCGCGACGTGCTCGGCGTGCAGCGAACGACGGTCTCCGGGAGCGACGCCGTAGTCGCCCCATGCGGTGATCCACGCCTGATGAATCCACTTCTGTACACGGACGAGCACCGGGCTACCGGCTGCGCGTCCGAGGATCGCCTCGAACCTCAGGTCGAGGCTTCCCTGGTCGGTGTCCTCGCCGGACAACTCCCGCGCGGCGCGGGTCAGGAACTCCCTCGCCGGGCGAAGATCCGGCGCGACCTGACGACAGACGGTCTGCACCAACCTGGTTTCGATGGCCGCACGAGCCTCCGTCAGCGAGCGGAGTGTCGCGACTCCGGGCTCGGCTCCGGCAAGGAGATACTCCACCGGAAGCGTGCCGTCGGGATCCACGACGTACGTGCCCGAGTTTCGCCGGATCTCGACCTTTCCCATACTCTCCAGGGCTCGTAGGGCTTCGCGGATCGACACCCGGCTGACCTGGAGCTGCTCAGCCAGTTCGCGTTCAGGTAGGAGGCGGGTGCCGGGGTTCGAGCCGCTGACCAACCGGTCGAGCTGGGTGAAGATCTCGCGGTAGACCTGA
This region of Actinopolymorpha sp. NPDC004070 genomic DNA includes:
- a CDS encoding phytanoyl-CoA dioxygenase family protein, whose amino-acid sequence is MTTRHENRNTRAARLSADDVARYHEEGYIAVDNVLTDEEVAELQRVTDSFVEQSRQVTEHTDVFDLEPGHTPEQPRLRRLKSPDKHHAAYDRVLRNDRVLDIVSQLIGPGIRYKTTKLNLKSPEYGSPVEWHQDWAFYPHTNDDLLAVGVAIDDMMLENGCLMVVPGSHKGPVLDHHRDGYFAGAVSPDGLSERAVPIELRAGGISLHHARLLHGSAPNTSPRPRRLLLFEYAAADAWPLTGGIEWDDFNAHLLRGDVVLQPRLEDVPVRIPLPTHEREGSIYEVQSIVADRGFGST
- a CDS encoding FCD domain-containing protein gives rise to the protein MTTPEPYGGGREPFRLLPIKQVQVYREIFTQLDRLVSGSNPGTRLLPERELAEQLQVSRVSIREALRALESMGKVEIRRNSGTYVVDPDGTLPVEYLLAGAEPGVATLRSLTEARAAIETRLVQTVCRQVAPDLRPAREFLTRAARELSGEDTDQGSLDLRFEAILGRAAGSPVLVRVQKWIHQAWITAWGDYGVAPGDRRSLHAEHVAILDALERGDVALAVSQMDAHVDRHINERTHPDEGG